Proteins encoded by one window of Thermococcus sp. Bubb.Bath:
- a CDS encoding molybdopterin molybdotransferase MoeA produces MREFKRLMPYGEALSLLLNDLSEIAEVEEVPLDEASGRVLAEDVTSPIDSPPFNRAAVDGYAVRAEDTFPAREYRPVELRVIDEVPTGRESSKTVEPGTAVKLLTGVKIPEGANAVLMQEMAEREGDVIRVLRPVAPGQNVAMKGEDVRKSQVVLKKGQILRHQDIAILKSIGFKTVKVKRKPQVGIIVTGSELIEEFDEEALKHGKILESNSVMLKGLVKQYFGEPRFYGVLPDDEVKIGEAIRKARSENDLVLVTGGSAFGDMDFAHSFVKLLFHGTTIKPGRPIGYGERTFVMSGYPVAVFAQFHLYVKHALAKLVGARNYEAKVRARLTERVPSQLGRYEFVKVWYENGKARPIKKKGSGIISSLVESNGYMGIPEDSEGYLEGEEVEVTLY; encoded by the coding sequence ATGAGGGAGTTCAAAAGGCTCATGCCGTATGGAGAGGCTTTGTCCCTTCTCCTGAACGATTTGAGCGAAATCGCTGAGGTTGAGGAGGTTCCACTCGACGAGGCCTCTGGAAGGGTTCTGGCTGAGGATGTCACCTCACCGATAGACAGCCCACCTTTTAACAGAGCGGCTGTAGATGGCTATGCTGTTAGAGCTGAGGACACGTTCCCTGCAAGGGAGTACAGACCTGTCGAGCTGAGGGTGATAGACGAGGTTCCGACTGGGAGGGAGAGCAGTAAGACCGTAGAACCTGGAACTGCAGTGAAGCTCCTCACAGGGGTCAAAATTCCGGAGGGTGCAAACGCCGTCCTGATGCAGGAGATGGCCGAGCGCGAAGGCGACGTAATCAGGGTTCTCCGGCCCGTTGCCCCAGGACAAAACGTGGCCATGAAGGGGGAGGACGTTAGAAAGAGTCAGGTGGTTCTCAAGAAGGGGCAGATTCTAAGGCATCAGGACATAGCGATACTCAAAAGCATCGGCTTCAAGACCGTTAAGGTCAAGCGGAAGCCGCAAGTAGGGATAATAGTTACTGGCAGCGAGCTCATCGAGGAGTTTGATGAGGAAGCACTGAAACACGGAAAGATACTGGAGAGCAACTCTGTCATGCTTAAGGGACTCGTTAAGCAGTATTTTGGCGAGCCGAGGTTCTACGGGGTCCTCCCAGATGATGAGGTTAAGATTGGCGAGGCGATCAGAAAAGCTCGCTCAGAGAACGATCTTGTCCTTGTAACCGGTGGTTCCGCCTTCGGTGACATGGACTTCGCCCACAGTTTCGTCAAATTGCTCTTCCACGGAACCACAATAAAACCCGGAAGGCCAATAGGCTACGGCGAAAGGACGTTCGTCATGAGCGGCTATCCGGTTGCCGTCTTTGCCCAGTTCCACCTCTACGTCAAGCATGCCCTGGCGAAGCTCGTTGGCGCAAGGAACTACGAGGCGAAGGTCCGCGCGAGGCTCACTGAGAGGGTTCCGAGCCAGCTCGGTAGGTACGAGTTCGTTAAAGTGTGGTACGAGAACGGAAAAGCGAGACCAATAAAGAAGAAGGGGAGCGGGATAATCAGCTCGCTCGTGGAGAGCAACGGTTACATGGGAATCCCAGAGGACAGCGAGGGTTATTTAGAAGGGGAAGAGGTTGAGGTAACGCTCTACTAA
- the wtpC gene encoding tungstate ABC transporter ATP-binding protein WtpC, whose product MLEVRGISKDYREFHLKEITFSVERGEHFIILGPSGAGKTVLLEAIAGIIEPDSGKILLNGGDITGLPPEKRGLAYIPQNYALFPNMSVFDNIAFGLKIRKRPRAEIERKVMELSEVLGISHLLKRKPKTLSGGEQQRVAIARALAVEPELLLLDEPFANLDVGTRGRLIREMKRWKEELGFTALHVTHSFEEAVSLGDRIGVMLGGRLVQTGPVREVFSRPANEEVARFLGFENIIEGTAEGRTLKANGITIELPVEASGRVRVGVRPEDIVLSARPLKSSMRNAFESVVEGVEELGPLVRVRLKAGNTELSAFITRSSVFELGLEVGRKVWVGFKASVVHVF is encoded by the coding sequence ATGCTGGAAGTTAGAGGAATATCCAAGGATTACCGCGAATTTCACCTGAAGGAGATTACATTTTCAGTCGAGAGGGGAGAGCACTTCATAATTCTCGGACCGAGCGGCGCCGGAAAAACAGTCCTTCTTGAAGCGATAGCAGGGATAATCGAGCCGGACTCTGGAAAGATACTCCTGAACGGGGGGGACATAACGGGCCTGCCGCCCGAAAAGCGCGGCCTGGCGTACATACCTCAGAACTACGCCCTCTTCCCGAACATGAGCGTCTTCGACAACATAGCCTTTGGTTTGAAGATCCGGAAAAGGCCAAGGGCAGAAATAGAGCGGAAGGTTATGGAACTATCGGAGGTCCTTGGAATCTCCCATCTCCTCAAAAGAAAGCCAAAAACCCTGAGCGGGGGGGAGCAGCAGAGGGTGGCAATAGCGAGGGCTTTAGCAGTTGAGCCGGAACTCCTCCTGCTCGATGAGCCCTTCGCCAACCTGGACGTCGGGACGAGGGGAAGGCTGATCAGGGAGATGAAGCGCTGGAAGGAGGAGCTCGGCTTCACCGCCCTTCACGTTACTCACTCCTTCGAGGAGGCCGTGAGTCTGGGGGACCGCATTGGGGTCATGCTCGGCGGAAGGCTCGTCCAGACAGGGCCCGTCAGGGAGGTCTTCTCAAGGCCAGCGAATGAAGAAGTGGCGAGGTTTTTGGGCTTTGAGAACATCATCGAGGGAACCGCCGAGGGGAGAACCTTGAAGGCCAACGGGATAACCATAGAACTCCCCGTTGAGGCCTCCGGGAGGGTGAGAGTTGGAGTACGGCCCGAGGACATAGTCCTCTCAGCCAGGCCCTTGAAGAGCTCAATGAGAAACGCCTTTGAATCCGTAGTCGAGGGGGTTGAGGAACTCGGCCCACTCGTTAGGGTTAGGCTTAAGGCCGGCAACACAGAGCTCTCGGCCTTCATCACGCGCTCCTCTGTCTTCGAGCTCGGCCTCGAAGTTGGCAGAAAGGTGTGGGTTGGTTTTAAAGCGAGTGTGGTTCACGTGTTCTAA
- the wtpB gene encoding tungstate ABC transporter permease WtpB has product MRRDYTLYLFAALGSFLIAYIVVPITVIFLKQASDWGMLVKTLHDPYVIEALRNSLLTATATAFIALLFGVPLGYILARRDFPGKSTVQALVDVPIVIPHSVVGIMLLVTFSNLILDNYKGIIAAMLFVSAPFTINASRDGFLAVDEKLEAVARTLGASRLRAFASISLPMAFPSIASGAIMTWARAISEVGSILIVAYYPKTAQVLIMEYFNNYGLRASRPIAVVMVSLSLGIFIVLRWLVGRKNAGS; this is encoded by the coding sequence ATGCGCCGGGACTACACCCTCTACCTCTTCGCAGCGCTGGGAAGCTTCCTAATAGCCTATATAGTTGTTCCCATCACAGTGATTTTTCTTAAGCAGGCCTCCGACTGGGGGATGCTGGTCAAGACCCTCCACGACCCGTACGTAATAGAAGCCCTTAGGAACTCACTCTTAACGGCCACTGCCACAGCCTTCATAGCCCTCCTCTTCGGCGTTCCCCTCGGCTACATCCTAGCTAGGAGGGATTTTCCCGGAAAGAGCACCGTTCAGGCATTGGTGGATGTCCCGATAGTGATCCCGCACTCCGTCGTCGGCATAATGCTGCTCGTTACGTTCTCAAACTTAATCCTCGACAACTACAAGGGTATAATCGCTGCCATGCTGTTCGTCTCGGCCCCATTTACAATCAACGCCTCCCGCGACGGGTTTTTGGCGGTGGACGAGAAGCTGGAGGCCGTCGCCAGAACCCTCGGTGCCTCTCGCCTGAGGGCCTTTGCATCGATTTCACTTCCAATGGCGTTCCCGTCGATAGCAAGCGGGGCGATAATGACGTGGGCAAGGGCAATAAGCGAGGTCGGCTCGATACTGATAGTTGCTTACTATCCAAAAACAGCACAGGTTCTCATCATGGAATACTTCAACAACTACGGGCTGAGGGCCTCAAGGCCGATAGCGGTCGTGATGGTGAGCCTCAGCCTGGGAATCTTTATAGTGCTCCGCTGGCTGGTGGGGAGGAAAAATGCTGGAAGTTAG